Below is a window of uncultured Tolumonas sp. DNA.
TCTTCAATATATGGTTTAAACCAACGGCCAACAGGTTCTTGCGGTAGTAAGCGAACCTTTTGAAGACTTTCAATATGATGTTTCAAGCATATAGCCAAGCCTTTTATCGTCTTGTCTGCGCAACCGTCTTTTTTGCATTTTTCTTCTCCTTTTTCGAACCCTTGTTTAAGGAACTCACTTAGGCCTCCTACGTAAATTAGCAGCTCATCCGGTTGCACATACGGTTGTTTTAACCACTCATCTAAAAAAACCGGAGGAACTTTAAATAAATATAGATCGTTCCCCCAGTTCCAAGCCCGGCTACTTTGCCAAGTTTGGCCACAGGATTCGCAAACCCACAATTGATGCTCTTTGTCTTCGGACTTAGCTATTTCTTTGAGCTTCTTTTTTAGGTCTTTTGATTCTTTAATGCGATTGGATATAACTTTTCTAAGCATCTCCAGATCTTCGTATTTGTCGCACTGGCAATTTGGCAACTATTTTTCTCCAAACTTATAACTTTTACTTGTGGGGTTGCGTAGCAATCCCACACCAAGTTTTTGTTAGGCGCTGCCAATATTAGAAATCTAACCACCACGGGCGTTGAGGTAAGCTTTGGTATGAATGACCATTGTAGTGAAGGACATAATGTTCGATTTTATGTTTGGGCTCAACGCTAGGGGAGCTAGTCATAATTTTCGCGGTTACTATTAAATCATGAAAACCATTTGAGCTTGTATTAGCGACACTAATAGTTAATGTTGCTTCTTCAACTAACGAATCACTGACTTCAGCAGGACATCCTTTTAGCCATCGCTGTACGGCTGTATTTAGAGTAAGAACGGGTCGCAAATATTCTCCATCAGGAATATAAAGCGTAAGTTGATCATTTTGATAGCCACTTCCACAGCTTGGACCTAAGGCTGAACTATAGAAACGCAAACCGAAAGCCCTTAAGTTATCACTTAATTGATATTTGGCTGTATCTAATTTGAGACTGAAAGGGCCGACAGCGACAGTTGAATCTTCATTTATTGTTGATTTTAGGCTGTGAATGATATGGCGATTATTTTTATCAATAATAGAAACGTACAAATCCTTTTGCTCTTCATTGCCGGAGTCATATGCAAATGCGGTAATTAGATGATTTTTGTTATAACTCCATTGCTTACATGCAGATGAAATAATCACTCCACCATTATTTCTTGGCGCAAAATTAGATATATTCAGTTGTTTTTTTATAATCTCGATATCTTCACTCGCGCAGTGATTATCTACATATTCTGCGAGTGAATTGAAACTAAATACATAACATAAAAAGCACACTAAATAATAATATTTCACTTTGATATCCATGTGAGAGTGCTTGATTAAGCGCCTAACTTCTTTTTATGCGGTGGCACGCAGTGCCATCCGACATTAAATATTTGTTAGGCAAACGCAAAAAGGGAATGGGCTATTTGCCTGAACAACCTAAAAAACTGACGCAATTTTCTCGTGCAACACACCGAGAGAGTTGAATAAACGCACAATGATGAATTTACACTGAAACCAATTTAGCAAACGATGCTCAACCGTAAAACCCGCCGCGGCGAGGGCCCACACCGCTTATTGTGCTCTGAAGGAACACACACTGACGGCGTTGATGGTTGCCGAAGACGTAACCAGAGCAGGCTTGATGTCAGAATATAAACGTAAATTCATGTGTTGCGCGAGGCAACCCACGCTCAGGTACTGAACCGTAAAAACACAGAACTCAGATGTTTCACCGCTTTAAGGCTCAAATTCAACACGGAAAATTGGTTAAAAAACAAACCGCCTAACTTCGAATTATGGGGCCACGAAGTGGTCCCACATTAATTTTTTGTTAGGTATGAACAAAGAAAAAGTGATTTAAAATCAACAATAAAGTTGGCTAACTGGTGCCACGGGCTTTCAGTTTTCGCCGTGCTTGCCACAAACAACCGCGCCCCGATGATGAGCCGCTTTAGGCGTACACACTGACGGCGCCGATGGTTGCCGAAACGTAACCAGTGCAGGCTTTCAGTTTGCCACCACACGTGAATTCATGTGTTGCGCGAGGCAACCCACGCTCAGGAAGTGAGCCGTAAACACCACAGGACTATCCGACTAGCCGCTTTAAGGCTTGAATTCACCGCCAACAATGAAGCCGTTTTTATTACCTAACTTCGATTTAAGTGGCAGCACGTAGTGCTGTCCAACTTTAAATTTTTGTTAGGTATGAACAAAGAAAAAGTGATTTAAAATCAACAATAAAGTTGGCTAACTGGTGCCACGGGCTTTCAGTTTTCGCTGTGCCTGCCACAAACAACCGCTCGGATGACTCGCCGACAGTGTTGAATCAACGAAATCTGCTGAAACATCGACAAACTTATTCAACGAACGGGGACTGACCGCCAAAAAAACTGCGCCCCGATGATGAGCCGCTTTAGGGGTACACACTGACGGCGCCGATGGTTGCCGAAACGTAACCAGTGCAGGCTTTCAGTTTGCCAAATTACGTGAATTCATGTGTTGCGCGAGGCAACCCACGCTCAGGAAGTGAGCCGCAAACACCACTGGGCTATCCGACTAGCCGCTCTAGGGCTCAAATCCGCCGCAAAAACGGAATCTGTTTTTATTACCTAACTTCAAGTTAACGGGCTGGGCGTAGCGAAGCGGAGACCAGTCCAGTGAGCAACGCGAACGGCGTTGAACGCCTTGTTATGCGCTTTTGCTCTTAATGTTCTTAATGCTGAAATGTCAGCTATAAAAGAGAAACGCTACCGCACCGACTATTGACGCGCCGGATGCCAAAACCACAGTAAGCCTAATGTCATTAACATATTTTCATGATGCCGAATGACGCTTTTATTGGCAAATGAAACCTGATGATAAATTGTCTTAAATTTTTGTAAGTTTCTGGGAAACAACGAATAAAATTGATTCATTTGAGTTTTCTTTTGTGAAATTAAAGCCTATAAATGTCAGCGTCAAATGATCAACTATTGGAACAATAATGAAGAAAATCGGGTTATTGCTGGTCGGAATGCTGCTTTCAACGTCTGTGTTGGCAGAAGGGGCAATGCGGTGTGGTAGTTCAATCATTTCGGTAGGAGATACCAAATCAGAAATGCTGATGAAATGCGGCACACCGATAAGCACAGATGTCAAAACAACTGTCACAAAGAATGAAAATGGCACGAAATCCGTCATTCAAACAGGTGAAATTTTCACCATTGATATGGGGAAAGATAAATTCATGGCGTTGGTAACAGTCGAAAATGGTGTGATCACGCACATTGAAGATGGCCCACGTAACGAATAATCAAAAATATCGCTGGCTGGGATAAACGCTCAGCCAGAATTAGCTTTTCAAATTCCAGAATTCTTAGCTGAAATTTAATCAAAGAGTGCTTTTAGGCATAACTTCGTTTTATGCGGTGGCACGTAGTGCCATCCGACATTAAAATTTTGTTATCTATCGTTTAGTTTCAGCCTTTATTCATAGTGATAACGACAAGAAATGATCGTGAAACGGTTATCTTCTACTGCATAAACAAGGCGATTGGTGTCATCAATGCGGCGAGACCAAAAACCTGATAGATTCATTTTTAATGGTTCTGGTTTTCCAATGCCTTCAAACGGCGACCGTTTGATATCTTCGATAATTTTATTGATGCGTTTTAGCGTTTTTTTGTCTTGGTTTTGCCAATAAAGATAATCATTCCAAGCTTCGTCAGTCCAAGTCAGTAATCTACTCATCAATCAGATCTCTCTCTTGAGTCTGATTATTACGGTATTGCGCGATTGATTTCGCCAAATGAGCAGCATTAGCTGGCGACTTTAATAGATGAACGGTTTCCATGAGGCTGTTGTAATAATCAAGAGACATCACCACAGCATCTTCAGCATCACGACGAGTGATAATGGTACAGTCAGCATCATTAACCACTTGATCTAAAACTGATTTAAGATTGTTGCGTGCTTCTGTAAATGAAACGACTTGCATAAAGGCTCCGTTAACTGTGCAACTTATGGTACAAGTATAGCTCAGTCAACGAAATGTACAATTGGTTGTACAACTAAAACTTTCAAAAGATAGATAACTTCAAGTTAAACGGCGGCACGTAGTGCCGTCCAGTGAGCAGCGTAGCGCGAACGGGTTTGAACGCCTTGTTATGCAGTATTGAAAAGATGAACCTGATTTCGCCTCGGAAATAGCGACTGGTTTCACGGGTTCAAAATCAACACTGCAACTAGAAAACAGGGTTGTAAGGAATTACCCGCTGACGGCGTTGAAGTGCAGAAGCGCATAATCGCCGCGTCGAAATAGCTGAAGCTCACGGCTAAAATGTTTGGCGTATTATGCGCGGGCACTACTCTCGGTAATGAGCCGGAAATAACGCAGGACTTGCAGCCAACACCGCTTTAAAGCTGGAATTCCCCGCAAAACTACCAGCAAATTAAAAACTGCATAACTTCGATTTAAGTGGCAGCACGTAGTGCTGTCCAACTTTAAATTTTTGTTAGGTATGAACAAAGAAAAATTGATTTTAAATCAACAATAAAGTTGGCTAACTGGTGCCACGGGCTTTCAGTTTTCGCCGTGCCTGCCACAAACAACCGCGCCCCGATGATGAGCCGCTTTAGGCGTACACACTGACGGCGCCGATGGTTGCCGAAACGTAACCAGTGCAGGCTTTCAGTTTGCCACCACACGTGAATTCATGTGTTGCGTGAGGCAACCCACGCTCAGGAAGTGAGCCGCAAACACCACTGGGCTATCCGATTAGCCGCTTTAAGGCTTGAATTCATCGCAAAAACGGAATCTGTTTTTATTACCTAACTTTTAATTGTGGGGTGCGTCAGCATCCCACACCAATTTTTTGTTAGGCTTCACCTTGCCCATACGATATTACCATAACAATTGTTAAAATATTCATAACCACGGATCTCGCTAGCAACTTTCAATGAATAACCTGTGCTGATTTCTGTGTAATCAAAACCAATTAAGAAAAAGCCTTCTCGAATTCTAACTGGATTAAGTTTAACAACTAACGTGTGTTCATTATCCCAATCAAGCCATGGTGTACTTTCTGATTGGTGCCAGATTTTAACTGAGTAATTGTAACGGTCATCTGAGAAGGTAGTGAAATAATCAGTAAAAAGACTCTTTTTACTATTGAATATATTCGATATTTCTTCTCTGCTAATTTTATTGTTGATATCAGATGCTGATTTATCAAGATTTATAAATGTTGACCGTAACGAAGAGTCTAGGGCTATTCTGCGTTTTAATTCTGAACATATATGGTATGCAAGATCAATTATGTTTGATTCATGTGCTGGTGTGCCATTGAGATAATGATCGCAAGATAAATTTATTGAAACTGCTATGTCTTTAACATTTGGTAAGAAATAATCTGATTGCACATACTCTCTAATTAAACCGCGGAATGCTCTTTGGTTTATTAAGTCTAATGGTGACATTTCAGACGAAATATTGAAGATTGAATCACATTCTCTCAATATGCTACGGACGTGCACATTTAAAAACCATTTAGCGATAAAGCTGGTTACTCTATTTTTAAAAGGAAATAAAACCCAGTCTAATAGTTTTATCAATAACTCAATCATAGAAATCCCGTGAAGCCTAACTTCGTTTTATGCGGTGGCACGTAGTGCCATCCGACATTAAAATTTTGTTAAGCAACGCTCTGTTTAGCCATTAGCTAGTGTATGTAGTTTTATTTTTCTACTAAGTGGAATAACAGCCTCATCAAAGCCTTTTTTTATTAATGCTACATCTTTGAACTGATTTTTACGAACCCATGAAATAGTGTCGTCAGGATATGGATCTACAATAATTAAATTTGTTTTATTATTCTCAAGAGGCTTCCATATATGTTCATCATGTTCTATGTATTTAACGCCGACTAAAACAACCAGATCAGATGTTGATATGGCATTTGCATAGTCATCTTGTATTTTTTTTATTACTGTATTGTTGACTACGACCCTTTTTCCCTTTTCATATAGTGCTAAAACTGGACTAAAATCTGAGCTTCTAATGTCTGAGCACCAAGCCTTAACTTCATCATGAGATTGAACTGCTTTTGTAGGAAAGCCATCATAGAATGATTGACAGTCGATAGCTGTAATTCCTGATACCCGAGGACATAGATCAAGGTCTAATAAAAAATTTGATGATCCATGAGGTTTTAAAACGTTAGCATGATTGTTTTTAGGCGGAAAATTATAATCAGTAGGTATACCTATATACCCTAATGCTTGCTCGATTAATATATCATAGTTTAGTGTTGCTATCGTAATTGATGGGAGTATATCTTTTATTTTTGAAAAAAATCTAACATATGCATTTTCTGGTTTAATTGTGAATTTAGATAAATATAATGCAATCTCTTTTTGTAATGGATTTAGTATTCTACTGTCATTGGGTAAGGAAGCCATGCCCTGCTCGAACCCATGATTGATAAATATTTGTTTATTGTCAGTAGACAGGTTAAAGAATGTTTCTCCATGTTTTTCTAATTCAGTAAATAAATTATTCCCAAGAGGTGGTACATGAGGGTTACATGCACCAGATCCATAACTAGCTCCAGCACCAAATAATAATGTAATTTTCAAGTTACACCTCAGGATTAATAAAAGTTGCTTAACTTCGTTTTATGCGGTGGCACGTAGTGCCATCCGACATTAAAATTTTGTTAGGTATGAACAAAGAAAAAGTGATTTAAAATCAACAATAAAGTTGGCTAACTGGTGCCACAGGTTTTCAGTGTTCGCTGTGCTTGCCACAAACAACCGCTCGGATGACTCGCCGACAGTGTTGAATCAACGAAATCTGCGGAAACATCGACTGACTTATTCAGCGAACGGGGAGTGGTCGCCAAAAAAACTGCGCCCCGATGATGAACCGCTTTAGGCGTACACACTGACGGCGTTGATGGTTGCCGAAACGTAACCAGTGCAGGCTTTCAGTTTACCGAAGTAGCGTGAATTCATGTGTTGCGCGAGGCAACCCACGCTCAGGAAGTGAGCCGCAAACACCACAGGGCTATCCGATTAGCCGCTTTAAGGCTCGAATTCATCGCAAAAACGGAATCTGTTTTTATTACCTAACTTCGATTTAAGTGGCAGCACGTAGTGCTGTCCAACTTTAAATTTTTGTTAAGTGGCTTTTAATGCTGACCAAACTGTCGTTCACATGGAATGCCATCACCGTCGCCATCCATTTCAACGCCCGGACAGTTTGCTAAATAAAACTTGGCTTCCTCAAAGGATTGCATTTGACCACAACGTGTTTTTCCTTGGCAACTGAACTGGCTTGAAGTTGTTGGTGTGAAATTTTGGCTTACATCAGCAGTAGAATTGTCATCGGAATAGGAAATTTGAGTTGGCTCTGGCGGAGAAACAGCCGCATGTTGAGTAAAATATTGATAAATGCCTAAACCAATTGCCGCGAGTAAAATTAATTTGCGCAAAATCTGAACCTTATTGATATGTTTGACCGTTATGCTTTAACCAACCATCGGTATGGCGGCCACTCGGATCATGGTGTGTCCAATGAATAACACCACCTTTTTCATTCCATTCATATTCACCATAGAACTCGACAGTATCACCAACTTGTAAGTCTGGGATACGAGCGGCCAAGTCGATGTTGTGAGCAACAAGCAACGTTAGCCCGTTTGATAATTTAAGAATGAAGCGTTGATGTTGAGAGCCTTTTGTATCATCAGGAAGCGTTTTATAAACAACACCATCACCTTTGATTTGCAAATTACTCTGTTGATTCTGAAAAGCAGTTGCGAGCTGGGTGTCTGATTCGCCAGCGAATGAAAAAGGTGAGAATGTAAGTGCGTACAGAGCAATAAATAATATTGCTTTTAATTTTGATAAATTCGTCATAAGTATTCTCAAAGACACTTAACTTCGAATTATGGGGCCACGAAGTGGTCCCACATTAATTTTTTGTTAGGTTTATGTACCAAAACTGGACAATATTGCATATTGATCTTCCATAGCATCGTACAGCTCATCAAATGTGTAACATGTGATGTGTTTGCTATCTATCAAAGATTTACTAATTCGGTGGTCGAATCGCTCGCGGCAATCTCCATGTTGTAATGAACTATTTCTGCCAATAATCAGCGCACCAAAATATTTTATAGAGAAGCTACCAAATTCAGATTTCATATTCTGAGTTTGGATATTTGATGCCAGATGAATATACCAATCGACAACTTGGCTGTATCCATGTTCAAATCTATTAGCCCAAGGATATGTTGAAGTTTTCTTGTTAATATTCTTATTAAATATGGAATTGTTTTTTGCATCCTCAAATTCAATAAATGAAAATATTGATTGCGATTGATCTGCTACGACAAAGTCGGCGCGATATTTATTGATTATAGGTAATTCATTGTTGTATTTGCGAGGGGCATCTATACCTACAACTCGCCCCATTAAGAGTATAAGTTGCGGTCTTTTAATAAAAAAATCCTGAAGAGTTGTTTCATCGATCTCTGAGTATTTATTTAATAATTCTTTATATTCTTCCAGTTCTATTTTGCATTGCGTGCTGGAAAGTTGTCCTGTTTGGAGTGAGATCATACGTCTGACCTCATCACAGTTGATATTGTGTCTATTTTTATAAAGTCAACAATTATAATATAAGTTTCAAACTTTGAATAAATTATTCTATATTTATTGTTTAATCTGCCACTGAATAAATTTCTACCCAATTGTAATTTGGATGGTTTCACTGACCTCTCATTGTCAGTTTTTAGATATTCTACTGCTCTTCTAGCTTTTAATTGAATGTCTCTTGGTAAAGACTCCATAGCTTTTAAAGCTTTTTGACTAATTCTAACATCAATCACTATTATTCTCTGTTATCTTGAACTTAAAGGGAAATGAATAAAAAACCTAACTTCAAATTGTGGGGCGGTTGAAAACCGTCCCACACTAATTTTTTGTTAGATTAATTCGACGATATTGATAAATTCTGGTCATTTTTAAAAACTGAACGATTTGTAGGTTATCGTTAAAGTGATGATTAAATCAGACTTTTATATTTATTCTTTTCAATGACCTGGCTGAATATATTCATGAGATCAGGGTCATATTTTTTATTTGTTTCACTGTAAAGTATGTCCATGATTTCAGAATGCGATTTCGGTGTATGGTAAGGTCTTGCAACAGCCATAGCATCATAACTATCAGCAATTGAAATGATCCGTGAACATAAAGGAATATTATCGCCAGCAAGTTTATCGGGATAACCTAAACCATCAACCTGTTCATGGTGATGACGGATCAACGTTGCTGCTTGTTTGGCACCATCTAATTCAGTAGCGAGCATGATTTGTTCGCCGATGATGGGGTGTTTTTGCATGACTTGCCATTCAAGGGCGTCGAAAGAACTCGGTTTTAAAAGAACATTATCCGGGATGCCAATTTTGCCGATGTCATGAAAAGAGGCCGCGATTTTAAGGATATGGATCATCTCGGAGGGTAAGTTGCAGCTATAAGCGATTTCAACAGACAAAACTTGTACCCGTTCGGAATGCAGACGAGTTAAAGGGTCACGATACCCAAGAGCAACGGATAGTGCCTTTGTATATTGGTATAAAGCATCGAACATTGGATCATCAATTTTCATCGCTATACCTCAAAATTTCAGGAAAAATCTAACTTCGATTTAAGTGGCGGCACGTAGTGACGTCCAACTTTAAATTTTTGTTAGGTATGAACAAAGAAAAAGTGATTTAAAATCAACAATAAAGTTGGCTAACTGGTGCCAAGGGCTTTCAGTTTTCGCTGTGCTTGCCACAAACAACCGCTCGGATGACTCGCCGACAGTGTTGAATCAACGAAATCTGCGGAAATATCGACAGACTTATTCAGCGAACGGGGACTGACCGCCAAAAAAACTGCGCTCCGATGATGAGCCGCTTTAGGCGTACACACTGACGGCGCCGATGGTTGCCGAAACGTAACCAGTGCAGGCTTTCAGTTTGCCAAATTACGTGAATTCATGTGTTGCGCGAGGCAACCCACGCTCAGGAAGTGAGCCGCAAACACCACTGGGCTATCCGACTAGCCGCTTTAAGGCTCGAATTCATCGCAAAAACGGAATCTGTTTTTATTACCTAACTTCTAATTGTGGGGCAGCGTAGCTGTCCC
It encodes the following:
- a CDS encoding DUF2845 domain-containing protein, which encodes MKKIGLLLVGMLLSTSVLAEGAMRCGSSIISVGDTKSEMLMKCGTPISTDVKTTVTKNENGTKSVIQTGEIFTIDMGKDKFMALVTVENGVITHIEDGPRNE
- a CDS encoding Txe/YoeB family addiction module toxin — protein: MSRLLTWTDEAWNDYLYWQNQDKKTLKRINKIIEDIKRSPFEGIGKPEPLKMNLSGFWSRRIDDTNRLVYAVEDNRFTIISCRYHYE
- a CDS encoding type II toxin-antitoxin system prevent-host-death family antitoxin, with the protein product MQVVSFTEARNNLKSVLDQVVNDADCTIITRRDAEDAVVMSLDYYNSLMETVHLLKSPANAAHLAKSIAQYRNNQTQERDLIDE
- a CDS encoding excalibur calcium-binding domain-containing protein, which gives rise to MRKLILLAAIGLGIYQYFTQHAAVSPPEPTQISYSDDNSTADVSQNFTPTTSSQFSCQGKTRCGQMQSFEEAKFYLANCPGVEMDGDGDGIPCERQFGQH
- a CDS encoding DUF3465 domain-containing protein — protein: MTNLSKLKAILFIALYALTFSPFSFAGESDTQLATAFQNQQSNLQIKGDGVVYKTLPDDTKGSQHQRFILKLSNGLTLLVAHNIDLAARIPDLQVGDTVEFYGEYEWNEKGGVIHWTHHDPSGRHTDGWLKHNGQTYQ
- a CDS encoding Shedu anti-phage system protein SduA domain-containing protein, whose translation is MISLQTGQLSSTQCKIELEEYKELLNKYSEIDETTLQDFFIKRPQLILLMGRVVGIDAPRKYNNELPIINKYRADFVVADQSQSIFSFIEFEDAKNNSIFNKNINKKTSTYPWANRFEHGYSQVVDWYIHLASNIQTQNMKSEFGSFSIKYFGALIIGRNSSLQHGDCRERFDHRISKSLIDSKHITCYTFDELYDAMEDQYAILSSFGT
- a CDS encoding HD domain-containing phosphohydrolase, translating into MKIDDPMFDALYQYTKALSVALGYRDPLTRLHSERVQVLSVEIAYSCNLPSEMIHILKIAASFHDIGKIGIPDNVLLKPSSFDALEWQVMQKHPIIGEQIMLATELDGAKQAATLIRHHHEQVDGLGYPDKLAGDNIPLCSRIISIADSYDAMAVARPYHTPKSHSEIMDILYSETNKKYDPDLMNIFSQVIEKNKYKSLI